One Paramisgurnus dabryanus unplaced genomic scaffold, PD_genome_1.1 h2tg000311l_1_33298__unclustered, whole genome shotgun sequence genomic region harbors:
- the LOC135766102 gene encoding ubiquitin-protein ligase E3C-like — protein sequence MFSFEGDFRRTPKVSLGGASRKEEKASLLHRTQEERRKREDERKRLKNAIIIQSYIRGYQDRKQQYAIQRGHFDHCVCQCQSGSGPQLADSGTLSQLVRQLLFFYRMSEDTQRMIWMCQSLIKHHAQFVKLLVGPERQSCLFQIKRILGHCCRLLQACKEDSLNVAVPMRMLEVFSADTTYLPVLEDANCATALIEQILHYMIQKGYYRFLYILVNHKLPSSLEYSDAPSIPLAHTLLEHILKPLHFTYGSCSPDARQFVFSAFTEEFISAPFTEQIYNFFVPALADSRLAFPFQNFLWSLQATLASSSQAQTHAPWLFYFVLSVGETGLSSLSEEGLLLYLKALQTLLPLLPVTECNSRADINSDSEDEEEMSIQPPAAQDGSWISVHYITEECVQKLDTKQQTNTLLTLVWRDSASEDVFTMMASICHTLMVQHRMMVPRVR from the exons ATGTTCAGTTTTGAGGGAGATTTCAGGAGAACACCCAAGGTGTCCCTTGGGGGTGCAAGCAGAAAA GAGGAAAAAGCATCACTTCTTCATCGAACACAAGAAGAAAGAAGAAAAAGGGAG GATGAAAGGAAAAGACTTAAAAATGCAATCATCATTCAGTCCTACATAAGGGGATACCAAGACCGGAAACAGCAA tatgCCATTCAGAGGGGCCACTTTGACCACTGTGTGTGTCAGTGCCAGTCAGGCTCTGGCCCTCAACTTGCAGATAGTGGAACTCTCAGCCAACTAGTTCGCCAGCTTCTCTTTTTTTACAGAATGAGTGAAGACACACAGAGAATG ATCTGGATGTGTCAGAGTTTGATAAAGCACCATGCACAGTTTGTCAAGTTGCTGGTGGGGCCAGAAAGACAGAGTTGTCTGTTTCAGATCAAAAGGATACTGGGACACTGTTGCAG GCTGCTACAAGCATGTAAAGAAGACAGTCTGAATGTGGCAGTCCCGATGCGGATGCTAGAGGTCTTCTCCGCTGACACAACATACTTACCCGTTCTAGAAGATGCGAACTGTGCCACTGCTCTTATTGAGCAAATTTTGCACTATATGATTCAGAAAG GATACTACCGTTTTCTGTACATTTTAGTGAATCACAAGTTGCCATCAAGTCTGGAGTACAGTGACGCCCCCTCAATTCCACTGGCACATACACTGCTAGAACATATCCTCAAGCCTTTGCACTTTACATATGGCTCCTGCTCCCCAGATGCCAG GCAATTTGTGTTTTCGGCCTTCACTGAAGAGTTCATCTCGGCGCCTTTTACTGAACAAATCTATAATTTCTTCGTGCCAGCTCTGGCAGACTCAAGACTAGCTTTCCCTTTCCAGAACTTCCTTTGGTCACTCCAGGCCACCTTAGCCTCTTCCTCCCAGGCCCAAACTCATGCTCCCTGGCTCTTTTACTTTGTACTATCGGTTGGCGAAACAGGATTGA GTTCACTTTCAGAGGAAGGGTTGCTGTTGTACTTGAAGGCTCTACAGACTTTGTTGCCCTTGTTGCCAGTGACTGAATGCAACAGTAGAGCCGATATCAACAGTGACTCAGAAGATGAAGAAGAAATGAGCATACAGCCTCCTGCTGCACAA GATGGTAGTTGGATATCTGTGCATTACATAACAGAGGAATGTGTGCAGAAGTTGGACACCAAGCAGCAGACTAACACGTTGCTAACATTAGTGTGGAGAGACTCAGCGAGTGAAGATGTCTTCACCATGATGGCCTCCATCTGTCACACACTGATGGTGCAACACCGTATGATGGTGCCCAGAGTCAGGTAA
- the LOC135766105 gene encoding motor neuron and pancreas homeobox protein 1-like — protein sequence MEKSKNFCIDALLAVDRPKVQTSPLALVTSLPTSSESVQASELNANSEALRTETPSPPRISCGLIPKPGFLNTPHSGMVGLHPQSSTGIPPQTLYGHPMYTYSAAALGQHPALSYSYPHGSHHHHPNDPLKLTASSFQLDHWLRVSTAGMMLPKMGDFGGQAQSNLLGKCRRPRTAFTSQQLLELEHQFKLNKYLSRPKRFEVATSLML from the exons ATGGAGAAATCTAAAAACTTTTGCATCGACGCGCTTCTTGCTGTTGATCGACCAAAAGTGCAGACCTCACCGCTGGCGCTGGTCACTTCCCTGCCCACCTCTTCCGAAAGTGTCCAGGCATCGGAGTTGAACGCAAACTCCGAAGCCCTGCGGACCGAGACTCCGTCACCCCCCAGGATATCATGCGGCTTGATCCCTAAACCGGGTTTCTTGAACACTCCACACTCAGGCATGGTCGGACTACACCCTCAGAGCAGCACCGGGATTCCTCCTCAGACTTTATATGGCCATCCAATGTACACTTATTCAGCCGCagcactgggtcagcaccctgCCCTGTCTTATTCCTATCCGCACGGGTCACATCACCATCACCCGAATGACCCGCTTAAACTCACCGCCAGCTCCTTTCAGCTCGATCACTGGCTAAGAGTGTCAACTGCGGGAATGATGCTTCCAAAAATGGGAGATTTTGGTG GTCAGGCACAGTCAAATTTACTGGGAAAGTGCAGAAGACCAAGAACGGCGTTCACAAGCCAACAGCTCCTTGAACTTGAGCATCAGtttaaattgaataaatatcTATCCAGACCCAAACGCTTTGAAGTGGCCACATCATTAATGTTA